The Acinetobacter shaoyimingii DNA segment CAAGAGGAAATTTTGGCAGCTGAGTCATTCGATGCAAAACGAGAGTTATGATTGCCATCAGACTTGGAGAGCGCTAAACCATAGACATATAAATCGGCCTTACCCACTGAATGATCATTTGCATCGACGATATTATTTTTATTGGTGTCTTGGGCAGCATTGGTCAGTGGGCCAACAGGTATAACATGAATAAAACCCGTGTCTTTGCTACGGTCTAAAATATCGCTAGGCGTAGAATTTTGCCCCTGAAAAATCATATAGGTATCTTGCGGAACGAGTGCGACACCTTCACCCACTGTTGTGCTCAAAACATCATCAGATAACGCTTCTAGTGACCAACAGCTTTGGCTTAGACAAATACCAATTAGACTCGATAAAAATGTTCTCTTATATTTGAACGTATAATTGAGTGTCGTCATCTTGACTTCCTTTTATACAATGCTCCGCACTATATCTTTATAATTTTTAAAATATTTATGAGAACAGATCGATAATTCTCAATTTATTTTTAACTTTTATCACATTTTATATTATCTAAGTTAAATTTGTTCTGTAAAGTGAAACTGACCTAAAATTCATAATTTCCGACCAATGAATGCTGTATTTTCTACACCTATTGTATTTCATTCTTGTTTTAAATTTGTGATGACAATATGGTCTGCGCTAAGCGATTGAATCATTATATTTTTTAAAAATTTACCTGATATAAGTTCATCATTTACATAAAAAAAAGCGAACTCTTAAGAATTCGCTTTTTACGTTTAGACACACTTTTCTAAAGTTATGCTTTAGGTAAAGTCACGCCTGTTTGACCTTGATATTTACCACCACGGTCTTTGTACGATGTTTCACACACTTCGTCTGATTCGAAGAACAACATTTGTGCCACACCCTCACCAGCATAAATACGTGCTGGTAAATTCGTTGTATTCGAGAATTCCAAAGTCACATGACCTTCCCACTCTGGCTCAAGGGGAGTCACATTGACAATAATACCGCAGCGTGCATACGTTGATTTACCTAAGCAAACCGTTAACACATTACGTGGAATACGGAAATATTCAACGGTACGTGCCAATGCAAATGAGTTTGGTGGAATGATACATACATCCGATTCAATATCGATAAAGCTTTTATCATCGAAATTCTTAGGATCTACAATCGCAGAATGAACGTTTGTAAACACTTTGAATTCACGTGCACAGCGCACATCATAACCATAGCTTGAAACACCATAAGAAATGAGTTTTTGACCATTTTCATCTAAACGAACTTGGTTTTCTGCATACGGTTCAATCATGCCGTGTTTTTCGCTCATTTCGCGAATCCAACGATCAGACTTAATTGCCATAAATATTCCAAAATTGTATTTAATTTACTGAGCAGTACTTTAACTGAATTATGCAAGAAATTAAATATTTGTCATGCCTCAATTACCCAACTCATCAGTTGAGTTATAAAATAACCTTATTGGCGATTAAACGTATCGTGCTTGATTATCCCCTTGAAGAATATGACTATTTGCTTCGACATTGTGTGTTAACCATACATTTCCACCAATCACAGAGCCTTTTCCAATGGTAATTCGACCTAAAATCGTTGCGCCTGCATAGATCACAACATCATCTTCAACGATCGGATGACGTGCATAATCTTTTTCTAAATGACCATCTTCTGCCACTTGGAAACGTTTTGCCCCTAGAGTCACTGCTTGATAAATCCGAACGCGCTCACCAATGATCGTTGTCTCACCAATCACCACACCTGTGCCATGATCAATGAAAAATCCAGCACCAATTTGAGCACCCGGATGAATATCAATTCCCGTTTTTGAATGCGCTGCTTCAGACACTAATCGTGCCAATAATGACAGCCCGTGGCGATATAGTTCATGCGCAATTCGATGATAAGTGATCGCCAAAATTCCTGGATAGCACAGGAGTACTTCATCTACGCTACGCGCGGCTGGATCACCTTCAAATGCCGCAATAATATCTGCATCTAAAATACGACGAATCTGAGGCAGCTGATTGGCAAAGCGATTAACGATGCGTTTCGCGTTTTCATCAACTTCTGGAATGGCATCTTTATTTTTGGTTCTTTTATTTTCATAAATGAGGTTTAACTTTACTTGTTCATACAAGCTATATAAGGTTTGCTCTAAGGTACTGGCAATATAAAAATCTTCACTTTCTTGACGCAAATCATTTGGGCCTAAACGCATTGGAAAAAGAATGCCACATAGGTTCTGCGCAATTTGTATTACTTGATTTTTTGAAGGCAATTCTCGACCATCAAATTCACGAAAATTGTGTTGTGATTTGCGCCAATCTTGTCGTGCTTGTTTTAATTCTTCGACGATCGTTGTGATGTCCCATGTTGACATATGTTCACCTATAGAAAATCTTATTTTTTGTCAAAATCCATGACTGTGAATCATAACTTTTTTTATGAACAGGCTTTAATTTTATTTGTATCGATGTTTATCTTCAAAAGTGATAATGGAATTAACAATTTGAACAAAAACAAAAAAAGAGCCCGAAAGCTCTTTTTATGATTTATGGAATCAATTATTTTCCAGTAAATACTGCTTTTACATTTTTAGCGTATTGAACTTTTGCATCAGCTTTCGCTTTTTCTTTCGCTAATTTCGCTTTTTTTGCTGCTGCAGCTTTTTGAGCTTTTGCAGTTTTTTTCGCTAATTTTGCTTTCTCTTTCGCTTGTTTTTCAGCGGCCGCTTTTTTTGCTTTCGCGGCTTTTGCTTTCGCTTCAGCTGCTTTTTTCTCAGCTTTTTGAGCTGCTTTGCTGTTAGCCGCTTTATTTGCAGCAATTTGAGCAGTACTTAACGCTGCCGCCTGACCTACTTGCTTCAAAGTTGTTGATTCAGCCATTGCTGGAGCAGCAACAATTGCAGTTGAAATTGAAAGTAAGATAGCGTGAGCAATTTTCATTTTTGAAACCTTTAAAGCATGATTTACTTGATGATTTTATTAAGCATCAGAATTAAGAATTACATATGTATACAATGTAACTAGATTGTAACTTTAGCAGATTTTTCATGTTATTTGTCTTATAAATAGCCAGACTAGTTTTGCATGGCTTAATTTTGGTCAGGCTCAAATGAAGCACAATTAAAAAAAGAGCACTCAGGCTCTTTTTTCAATGTTCAGCGATTGCTCAATTTTGAGTTTGAGCGGAAGCCGTCATTTGTTGATCTTGAGAAGGCACATGACTTTTCTCTTTAGCCTGTGTAAATTGTTCTGGAAAATCAACGTTATTCACAATTGCAGCAGTAGCATTCAATGACACTGCACTTAAAGCCACTATGAAAGCGGTCATGGATTTTTGAATACGCATTTTATTCATCAACATAAAAACTAGATATGCATATTTTATGCGCATAAATTAGAGTAAATAATGCTAAAAATGCAGATTTAATATTCAATTTTTGATTTATTATTCATCATTTTAAATAAATAGTTGTTTATATTAATTAAAATATTAAGAACCTCTCGATAAGGCCATAGCGATTATCTTCAATTCATGCCTCATTCATATTGTTTAAACCTATAACACAACGCATGGCTGAACCATCAACAAACCCTAAATCATCACATACAAAAAAGCCCAATTTTTCATTGAGCTTCCTTGTATAGAATACATTTTAAAATCAGAATATTCGATTTTGATCCTTTTCAACTTTTGGTAATTGAGCTGCAATTTTCTCAGCAATCAACATATAACTTTCAGCTGCATCATCACCCACCCATACAGAAGGTTTACCTGCATCGGCATTTTCACGAATCTGCACATTTAAAGGTAAACGTCCAAGTAGTGGAATCTCATATTGCTCAGACAATTTATCACCACCACCCATTCCAAAAATTTGCTCTTCATGACCACAGTTTGAACAAATGTGTGTCGACATATTTTCAACCACACCCATAACTGGGATGCCAACTTTATTGAACAGTTCGATACCTTTGGTTGCGTCCATCAATGCTACATTTTGCGGAGTAGTGACAATCACAGCACCTGTCACAGGAATACGCTGAGCCAAAGTCAGTTGAATGTCCCCTGTGCCTGGTGGCATATCAATCACAAGTACATCTAGATCTGGCCATAAGGTTTGATTAAACAGTTGCATTAACGCACCTGTTGCTTTCGGGCCACGCCAAGCCACAGGTGTATTGTGATCCCCAGTTAAATGTCCGATAGACAGTACTGCCATGCCATAGGCATCAATTGGCACAAATTGTTCAGCTTCAATCATTGGCGTACGACCCGCATTACCGAGCATGGTTGGAATACTTGGACCATAAATGTCTGCATCCAATACCCCAACTTTTAAACCAAGTTTTTGTAATGCCAATGCAAGATTCACGGTAGTGGTGGATTTACCTACCCCACCTTTGCCTGATGAAACCAACACCACATTTTGAATACGTGGATGCTTTGGTACATCACGTTGCTGAGGCGCTGCTTTTTGAATCGGTGGATTATTTGGATCGACTTCTGGTGTTTGCGCTTGGATTTGCGGTGTTGGAGATGCATCGACCACTGGTGGCAAGTTTGTTGCTGAAGCTTTTGGCTTTGGCTGACTTGAACAACTTTCACCAGCTGCATGATCATGCCCACAACTTTCAGAATGTTCATGCTTTTGTTGAATGACATGCATATTCAGTTCTTGGATCCCACATTTTTCCAATGCATCTGCCAATTCATCATGAATTTGCTGTAAATCATCTGCTTCAGATTTAAAGGTATTGATCGTAATTTGTAGAACTCGACCTTCAACGTTGATTTGACTGATTCGATTTTTAAGCGGTTCTTTGGATTTAGGCAATTGATAGGTTTGTAATACGTTTTGGATTTCTTCTTCCTTCACCTCCTTTGCAGGTGAAAAAACAGATTTGAGTGAAGAAAGCCACGACATAAATTACTCCAAATTTGGACATACAGCTGAATGGTTTAGTTTAGCTCTAAACTCAACGAAGGTTAAGCATGATCATAAGCATAACCTTAACTTTACTCAATCCCAACTATTTTAATCAGGTTTAGTCTAAGTAATTCATAAAAAACAAATAAATGGAAAATTGGCACAAGATATGCTATTTAAATACTACTTAATAATCGATTAAATGCATTTAAATGAGTTAACAATGAATAAATTGATTGCTTTGATCTTTGCTTTAAGCCTCTCTACATTGAGTTATGCTATTGAAACGACCAGTTTTAAAACGGGCACGGGACAGACGCTTGCCATTGGAGATAGTTTAAATGACCTCATCAAACGAATTGCTCAATCTCCTGATGCACTCAGAACCGTCACCTTAAATCATGGGGGTAAAGAGCGCTCCGCCATCATCTATGATTATTCTATTGGACAGGTGATTTATACAATTACGGTGCTAGATGAACGTATTATTAAAATTGAATGGCACAATAAATCTTAAACCCAATCTATTTTAATGATCTCATTTAAACTTAATCTGTTAACGCCAATAAAAAAAGAGCCCTATTTATGACTCTTTTTTCGTGTTTAATTAATTTGGATTTAATCAGTAATCTAGATTTAAATAGTTGCCGTTTTTAAAATACCCATCATTATCTTGATTCAAATAACATGCGTTAAACTTGTAGTGTTAACCTGATCAATTAAAAAAATTGAGTTAAAAAATCTAATCAAGTCTGATCACGCCCTTTACTCTTTAACTTGGTTATCGTTTCTGATGCTTTGGTTTTTAATGTCGATAATTTTTCATTGGCTTGAACTTTAAGCTCATCTAACTTGATAGATGCTTCACGTTTGATTTCACTGGCTTTATGTTTTGCTTCTTCGAGTTTAAGATTTGCATCAAGTTTGATTTGATCCAGTTTTTCCTTGGCAGTTGTTTTTGCTAGCTCAGTTTTGTCAGCGATAATTTCAATACGTTGATCAATCTTATTCTTCGTTACAGCTTTATCATCTTTTGCTTCGTGTTTTAAATCATTCAGTGCTTTTTCTGCTTCAAGTTTCTTTTCAGCAACAGTGTGTTGAACATCATTGGCAAGCTTTTCCGATTCCAATTTCGCTTTCTCAGCTTGGAATTCGATTTCATTTCCCACTGCCTGAGCTTTAGTTTTTACCTTGTCTTTTACATGATTTAAAGTATGCTCTGTCATGATTATTCTCGCTCTATATTTGAATTGTCTTACAATATTTATACTGCCATAATTTTCTTTTCACATAAAAAACAGCATATTTACACAAAGCACATACACGTTGTTTCGTTGACAACACTACTTACAAATCAGAAATTTAAGTTACAATTTTTATGAAAAATAATGCAATGAATGAAGCGCTCAAAAATCATATCATCACAATTTGCGATGAAAAAATTGCAAAGAAAGGTGAAAATGTCGGACTGTCTTTTTATGCTTTTTTTTGCCAATAAAAATGATGATCCTGAAACCTTAATGCAAGTTGCAACATGGTGGATTCAGGAGCATCAATTGGATCATTTTGAGAAAGCCATCAAAATTAAGCAGCTGATTCAAAATAAACCATAAGCTCAAGTTTATAAAAAAGAGCTTGAGCTTAGATAGCTATTCATCTATCGAAAGACTTTTTCCAATATTTTGAAAATGATTAGGCACGAACGGTACTCATAAAACTGATGGCTGAAAATAACCAAATAAACAAAATAAAGCTACGCTCTTTGTTAAAGTGAATAACATCCGTGCCATGTAAAATATTATGGCGTGTCATGGTGACATTTGAGCTGTTATCCATTTTATAGGCATTAATTTCAGCAAAATAACGATTTAACTCACATGCAATTTTTGATTTATGCCATAAGCTTTTAATTTCATTCCCCTTTAAACCAGGGACAATTTTATAGACATCGACAAACTTGGTGTCATTTTGCTTTAAATAACCTTGTGCAATAAGAACATCGGTCAACAAACCTTCCAATTGTGCATACAGCAACGGAATACAACCCGCATGACATTCAAGTTGATAGAGTTTGAAGGCTTCTTGAATCACAATGCGTCGCTGAGCTTTATGTTCACCAATGTCTAAAGCATCGAAAGCAGTCATGACTTGTGCTTGGAAATAGTCAGTATTGATGAGATCCAACAGATTAAAATGATCTAAATCCGTTTCATTTTGCAGAATCAATTTCCAAAAATGCATCAAATTCAGCGCATCATTGGCAAACTTGGCATCATTGGGTTGATCAAGCTCATCGATCAATACGTTAAAGTAAGGTTCGCTTTCAGAAAATGCGTTTAATCTTTTCAGCAAATAACCGTGCTCTGTTGCATTGAGTGAATTTAAAAATGCATTGGCCTCGGTCAAAATGATTTTACCCAATGGCTGAGTGGGTTCACGTTGAGGAATACGGGTGACTTCACGATCAAATTCATCTTCCTCGAATTCATCTTCTTCAAAATCGTCAAAATTATCATTGATCATGGTTGGTCGCTCATTTACATCGTTTTAGCCATGTATTATCGCTGTTATTTAAGCTCGAATATATATAAATCTACTTTTGAAAAGAATTCATTGATTAGATTGTGCAACTGCCATGCAAGTCATGTAAAATCATTCACCTTGCATAAAATACGAATGAGAGAGTTATATCCGTGCGTAATATCTTAGTCACTAACGCCCTTCCATACGCCAATGGTCCTATCCATATGGGACACCTACTCGGTTATATCCAAGCAGATATTTGGGTTCGTGCCATGCGTGCTATGGGTCATGATGTGACTTATGTATGTGCGGATGATGCTCACGGTACAGCAATCATGTTGCGTGCCGAAGCAAATGGCATTACGCCAGAAGAACAAATTGCCAATGTTCAAAAAGAACATATGCGTGATTTTGACGGTTTTGGTGTGCACTTCGATCATTATGATTCGACCAACAGCGACACGAATAAAGCACGCTCGCAAGAGATTTATATCAAAAACCGTGAAGCAGGCAATATTGCAGTTCGCCCTGTCACGCAGTTATTTGATCCTGAAAAAAGCATGTTCTTATCGGATCGTTTCATTAAAGGCACATGCCCGAAATGTAAAGCGGAAGATCAATACGGCGACTCATGTGAAGTGTGCGGTACAACATATAACGCGACTGAATTGTTGAATCCAAAATCGACTTTAAGCGG contains these protein-coding regions:
- the dcd gene encoding dCTP deaminase yields the protein MAIKSDRWIREMSEKHGMIEPYAENQVRLDENGQKLISYGVSSYGYDVRCAREFKVFTNVHSAIVDPKNFDDKSFIDIESDVCIIPPNSFALARTVEYFRIPRNVLTVCLGKSTYARCGIIVNVTPLEPEWEGHVTLEFSNTTNLPARIYAGEGVAQMLFFESDEVCETSYKDRGGKYQGQTGVTLPKA
- the epsC gene encoding serine O-acetyltransferase EpsC, with the translated sequence MSTWDITTIVEELKQARQDWRKSQHNFREFDGRELPSKNQVIQIAQNLCGILFPMRLGPNDLRQESEDFYIASTLEQTLYSLYEQVKLNLIYENKRTKNKDAIPEVDENAKRIVNRFANQLPQIRRILDADIIAAFEGDPAARSVDEVLLCYPGILAITYHRIAHELYRHGLSLLARLVSEAAHSKTGIDIHPGAQIGAGFFIDHGTGVVIGETTIIGERVRIYQAVTLGAKRFQVAEDGHLEKDYARHPIVEDDVVIYAGATILGRITIGKGSVIGGNVWLTHNVEANSHILQGDNQARYV
- the apbC gene encoding iron-sulfur cluster carrier protein ApbC is translated as MSWLSSLKSVFSPAKEVKEEEIQNVLQTYQLPKSKEPLKNRISQINVEGRVLQITINTFKSEADDLQQIHDELADALEKCGIQELNMHVIQQKHEHSESCGHDHAAGESCSSQPKPKASATNLPPVVDASPTPQIQAQTPEVDPNNPPIQKAAPQQRDVPKHPRIQNVVLVSSGKGGVGKSTTTVNLALALQKLGLKVGVLDADIYGPSIPTMLGNAGRTPMIEAEQFVPIDAYGMAVLSIGHLTGDHNTPVAWRGPKATGALMQLFNQTLWPDLDVLVIDMPPGTGDIQLTLAQRIPVTGAVIVTTPQNVALMDATKGIELFNKVGIPVMGVVENMSTHICSNCGHEEQIFGMGGGDKLSEQYEIPLLGRLPLNVQIRENADAGKPSVWVGDDAAESYMLIAEKIAAQLPKVEKDQNRIF